The following DNA comes from Camelina sativa cultivar DH55 chromosome 14, Cs, whole genome shotgun sequence.
CGTGGTTCAGGGATCTGTTGCTAGTAGTGGCGGCGGTTGTATAAGGCTTGTTCATGCCAATGTTTACAGAATTCGAATTCCTTCCTGTCCACAAGAGCCCACCACCATCTTGACTGAAAGGGAAGCTCGACTGGTAAGATGATGATGTCGGTGTTTGCAAGTAAGACGATGATGACAATGTGCTTGGAACAACTCCATGAGAATTTGGGTGGTGGTTGAAACTAGATGATGAACCAAGAGAGTTACCAACTATGGCGTGCTTATAGGATTGCGGAGTGTAAGTTTGTTGAGTGTGTAAGGATGGATCAGGACCTAGACGACCAGCTGAGCTAACCGAACGGGGAAGGGATGTTGTCATTTGAACCAACGAGGAGACAGTGATAGGGGCAGGTTGCATCGCAGGGATTATCGGAGCACTAGAAGGCCTTGATATAGAAGTTGTTGCTGCTGGTTGTTTTGGAGCAGAGGTTTTTTGCATTTCAGCTCTGAGGCCAACAGTTTGACGTCGAATATCCGACGAAGGCACTACTTGACTTGATGAAGGTGGTCCAGTTGCTGacactatttttttgtttggaatattGTCTGTGGTTGATACGCTCTTTTTCTCCGGTTTCGTCTGAGTTAATAATGGTGAAGAATTCTTGGTAAAACTTCTGGGAGAAGAAAGTACAGCAGTGCTTCTCTCTTTAGGTCGATCCATGTCGACCGAGTTCACAATGGTTTGAGCCATGCTGCGTTCCTGGATTTAAAAACAGACAACCATTGTAAAATTCTGGAAGTCTTTGCATGAAACCAATAATTCAATCAGCGACTTCTAATTTCAAACAATAAAAGCATGAATGACCAACCTTCCCAACAGAATTACGATTTCGAGAACCCTCTGGCTCCTGGGTGTGGGAGACAACAACCCAATCAGATTCACCAGCGTTGCTTGCCTCGGAAGAATAATTCCGACTCTTTGGGTCTGTTCCAAGTGTTGAAGGTTGATCATCTGTCTCACTCGCTAAACTGTGGGCATCAGATGTTGCTTTTACTTGTTGGTTCTTTCCTCTGCAAATCACAAGGTGTATCATTAGAATTCAGACCTGAGAAGAAACAAGGAAACAAGGGGAGCCAGAAACAAGCTTACTTGTTTGGCGACTTCTGGTTTCGGAAGGTATTCCCTTGGTACGACCCATTAGTAACCCCCGACCGGATAGAATCATTAGAACAAGTTGAAGANNNNNNNNNNNNNNNNNNNNNNNNNNNNNNNNNNNNNNNNNNNNNNNNNNNNNNNNNNNNNNNNNNNNNNNNNNNNNNNNNNNNNNNNNNNNNNNNNNNNNNNNNNNNNNNNNNNNNNNNNNNNNNNNNNNNNNNNNNNNNNNNNNNNNNNNNNNNNNNNNNNNNNNNNNNNNNNNNNNNNNNNNNNNNNNNNNNNNNNNNNNNNNNNNNNNNNNNNNNNNNNNNNNNNNNNNNNNNNNNNNNNNNNNNNNNNNNNNNNNNNNNNNNNNNNNNNNNNNNNNNNNNNNNNNNNNNNNNNNNNNNNNNNNNNNNNNNNNNNNNNNNNNNNNNNNNNNNNNNNNNNNNNNNNNNNNNNNNNNNNNNNNNNNNNNNNNNNNNNNNNNNNNNNNNNAAACAAGGAAGCAAGAGGAGCCAGAAACAAGCTTACTTGTTTGGCGACTTCTGGTTTCGGAAGGTATTCCCTTGGTACGACCCATTAGTAACCCCCGACCGGATAGAATCATTAGAACAAGTTGAAGAGCTATCATCCATAGTGGACTGACTCTTCCTTTCTGCAATTCCGTTGGGTGTAGATATGGAAATGCCTATTCCTCTGCTGCTCCCTCCTGATGACGGAGGATGAATTTCTACGGCGTCAGTATCCCAATGAACGGGACTACTATCCCTATCTTCTAAATCAGGCTGAAGAATGTCAGCTGAACTATCCACAGAATCAGATATGTCAGACACATCTCCCAGAGTATCAGGCTTTTCAGCTGAGGATTGGGCTGTCTCTATGACAGAATCCTTTTCTTCCCCATCGTTTTGGTTTTCCCCATCCTTTTCATGTGTTGCAAAACTTAccttttcttccttccttttgTCCTTCCCTTTATTTTTATTCCGCTTCTGTTTCGCCTATAAAATgttcaacaacaaaagaaactcCCATCAACATCCACCAAGTTGTCCAGGAAAAACAGAAGGAGCAGAAAGTACCACACCTGTTTCTTCTtagatttcttctctctctcagctGTTCCTCTTTTGGCCCTTTGTTCGGTTTCAGCCAACCATGCTTCCTCTTCCTCACGGATAAGTTCTTCCTGCCTTTTTAGCGCAATAGCTTCTTGATATGCAACCTCGATTTTACTGCTGCAATTCTCAGAGATATTGAATTATGATACATAAGCACATAAAGGAAGAACACAATGGCATGCCGTATAGAATCATATTATGCATTGTTACCTGAAGATATGGGAAAGAACATATATCTCTACAGTTCGTCTACCCAGCTCAGTTAAACGTCTCTCATCACGCTCATAGGCTTCCTTGTTGACCTCTTCTCCATCATTGCCATCCTAGATTCGCATCAAAGAACAGAACCTAAGTTTTTCAATACAAGTAACTTTCTATGCAACACGTCCTCTGAAACGGAATAATGAATGACAAacgacaaaaatgaaaataaacatgACTGCAGATACGATAACAGATAAAAGAATTACAGCcagaattatttttattaacccATGAAGCCGACCTTTGTACGGTTTTGGGGACCTTTCTCATCTTTTGGAGGCAATGGCTCCAGAGCAGCTCTCTCTAGGAGTAACAACACATCATCAACTAATACAAACATATCTTTGTCCACGCTAACAATCGGAGCTGGCAATTCCTTGGCATCTAACAGTCTTGGCTTAGCTTTCGTGTTCTTGGTTTGGCCTTCAAGAGCCTTCAACCCACTATACAAGGAATCCATCACCAAAGTTGATGTAACTTCTTTTTCTATGAAAAACTGTTTCACAACTCCTTTTAGGATAACGGCCATTTTCTCTCTAGACATCCGACGCCTAGAGTTTTGGTCCATCGCTAACCAGAAGACACCGAAGCTGCAACCAAGAATGATAATCCACTCCTTTTAGGGAAAATTGCGTAACTTTCAGAGAGAAAGATATCACAGGAAGTATAAAAGTAAGGCAACAGTACTATACTAGATTGGTATAAATCCTGGCCTTCAACAAGTGTGTTGAACTAAAGAAAAAATCCCACATCCTCTTTTAGGGATTTTCCGTCTCAGCATCTCAACCTTGGCTATCAAGACTTGTAAATCAGAGATGGTGGAGAGCCACAGccaccaaataaaaatttacaccaaaaataaaataaaatttggactCCAAACGCATGGTGGAAAACAATCTATTCTAACATTGCATGGTTTCCTCAAAAGAAGAGGTAAGGTAACCACAGTACTGCCTACTCACTTATCATCACAGATAGCAATGCAATATGGTTGCATTTCTGAACTCTGGAGGAGTTAAGGGTACAAGTTGAAGTGTAAAGTACCTTGTCCATCTGGCCTTGTCCTCTATCAACCTCCCgagtttgtttcttctctcttcaacaAAACGACGGCAAATTTGCTCTACATTTGGCAAATACACCCTAACAAGTTCTCTCCTATAACCACAATCAAGGCAGCGAAAAGGTCGGTCCACCCTCTCCCTGCAAGGAACAATTATAGAGATATTATCCACAATGCATAAATCAGTAATACCgaagaaatgaaagaaaataatcttATCACATGTGTGTAACTGAAGAACATATGAACCTATGGAGCTGTAAGTGAATGGCAGCATGGAAAAATGGAAGGTGtggtaaattttaaaactcataGATTTACATAGAGTAAATCTTGCATTACCTGATCACCTGCANGGGGGGGGGGAATAAATACAAGACTAATAAATTCACCAGAATACTtggatttttttatatctttattcACCACAGATATAGTAAACTGAGCGAAATGACTCCAGCCTGTGTCCAAGATAGCAAAAGAACAAACATAAACAGGtatccagagagagagagaaaggacaATGCAGAACCAGTGAACAAAATATACTAACCTGGAAGTAGTTTATCATAGTTTGCAACACAGAGAAACAAGGAGAGATGATTACAAACATCACAGCCTTGtggataaattaaaatatacctGAAACAATGAAGAATAAAAACAGAGCCGTAAGAATTCGCATCCCAAGTTTATATTGTGGGATAAGAGATAAGGATGAGAAAGAATGGCATGTACCATTTGTAGCCGCCAGCTTCAAAAACACTGCTACGGAGCTCCCTTTTGCTGATTTCTGAAAATTTCGGAATCTTCCAAGTATATTTTCCAAATAATTCAGAGGGTTTAAGGCCTGggagaaataacaaaattttcacaTTAAACAGCTGGAAACACACATAAAGAGTatgtaaaccaaaacaaagaaggtTGAAACTCATATAGAAGTGAAGTAAGCGAGAGAGAGTACCAGAATCATCGTCGTCATCGAGATCCCAGTAAGGAGGGGATGTGGAAGGAGTGCCGTTCTCCACTTGAACAGAAGAGCGCCACTCAGAGATTGCTTCTCCTGATGGACTGGAACTGTGTTGTCCATTTGAAGTCTCCTCTACTGATCTTCCAACCCCTGATTCTTCATTAGCACTCTCTgccatgaacttttttttgtcccgtcaaagctctctctctctcctttaaaCTAAAGAATAACCAACGGAGCAAATCAATCAGATTGCTACAACGATCATACAAACTACATAATTTTGGATCAAATTGCAACCCATCTTCAAAAAAGGTTCAATNNNNNNNNNNNNNNNNNNNNNNNNNNNNNNNNNNNNNNNNNNNNNNNNNNNNNNNNNNNNNNNNNNNNNNNNNNNNNNNNNNNNNNNNNNNNNNNNNNNNNNNNNNNNNNNNNNNNNNNNNNNNNNNNNNNNNNNNNNNNNNNNNNNNNNNNNNNNNNNNNNNNNNNNNNNNNNNNNNNNNNNNNNNNNNNNNNNNNNNNNNNNNNNNNNNNNNNNNNNNNNNNNNNNNNNNNNNNNNNNNNNNNNNNNNNNNNNNNNNNNNNNNNNNNNNNNNNNNNNNNNNNNNNNNNNNNNNNNNNNNNNNNNNNNNNNNNNNNNNNNNNNNNNNNNNNNNNNNNNNNNNNNNNNNNNNNNNNNNNNNNNNNNNNNNNNNNNNNNNNNNNNNNNNNNNNNNNNNNNNNNNNNNNNNNNNNNNNNNNNNNNNNNNNNNNNNNNNNNNNNNNNNNNNNNNNNNNNNNNNNNNNNNNNNNNNNNNNNNNNNNNNNNNNNNNNNNNNNNNNNNNNNNNNNNNNNNNNNNNNNNNNNNNNNNNNNNNNNNNNNNNNNNNNNNNNNNNNNNNNNNNNNNNNNNNNNNNNNNNNNNNNNNNNNNNNNNNNNNNNNNNNNNNNNNNNNNNNNNNNNNNNNNNNNNNNNNNNNNNNNNNNNNNNNNNNNNNNNNNNNNNNNNNNNNNNNNNNNNNNNNNNNNNNNNNNNNNNNNNNNNNNNNNNNNNNNNNNNNNNNNNNNNNNNNNNNNNNNNNNNNNNNNNNNNNNNNNNNNNNNNNNNNNNNNNNNNNNNNNNNNNNNNNNNNNNNNNNNNNNNNNNNNNNNNNNNNNNNNNNNNNNNNNNNNNNNNNNNNNNNNNNNNNNNNNNNNNNNNNNNNNNNNNNNNNNNNNNNNNNNNNNNNNNNNNNNNNNNNNNNNNNNNNNNNNNNNNNNNNNNNNNNNNNNNNNNNNNNNNNNNNtaaaaaaaaaaaaaaaaaagtaaaaacacacTTAATTAAAAGATACAGTAActtttaacaatataattttattattcaattttctctatttttaaccATAAGTAATCTTTGAAATCAGTATCTCTGTAGCTtattttcttcttgcttttaatatgtttaaacttcaaaaaatcaaaaacattacaTCGATGAGAcaagatatacaaaaaaagtaCATCCTCggacacatttttttttcccttttttaactttttataattcTGTTATCGAGCAACAAAGTCTGAACCATACCTTTTGCCTACATGATAGGTTAAACCTAGTTAACTTTCAGGTTTTATACAACCAAACGACAACGTTTttagcctctctctctctctattatctCAACCTCCCCCCCTACTATTTTTACAAATTCTCATATTCCACCCTTTAGTCTCTTTTTTTCACTACATTCCTCCCAATGATCGATCAGTGACTAGTTGAATATCCACCTCCCCGCGACATTACCGATCCCCTGAGTTGGAATCTGAAAACAACCGATAGGCTTTTCACCAAACCTAGACCGTCCTCCACAACCCGTACATTCCCTTGCATATACTGGTCACAAAACAAGATTAAAGAGTTCAACCATGTCATCATCTAACACATTCGGAGGTGcagtagcaaaaaaaaaaaaaatctctaaccTTTACAATGTTTTCGCAGATGTCGAGACTCGGACTCTCCTCCAGGTTACtactattactactactactctcttCACCTTCTGCAGCTACCTCAAATCCGAATCTAACTTCAATGTATTCTTTGGAATAGCCTTGTCGCCAAACCGCTTCTTGGTTATTTTTCCTATCTAATACTTCCGAGTTTCCGATTTCTGGTACAACCCATAAAGTCACATGCCCTTTGACCTTACGGTTCATTAAAACCCCAAGCATATGCAAGATCACTTGAAACACTCTTCTATCATCCCCTACGACGTAATCAGGCAATGCTCTATAAACTTCAGCCGAGAAACCAAAACCGTTCCCAACGCATAAACACCTCGCCAAGCAAGCTGTTTCCTTCACGACCGAATGCAGACTAAAACAGTGTGTCTCTGCAGCGCGTATTTTGCCGCTGTTTATATCTCCAGCGTTGTTCACAAGCTGTAAAAGCAACTCGCTGGTTCTCTTCATCGCATCCACGATAACCGTCTGGTTCTCCGGTAGTTTCCCGTCCTGAATTATCAAAGGAAGCAACCCGAGAATGGACCGCACGGGTCGCCTCATGGCATCGCTCATCATCTGCTCGAACGCAGCCTTGGCTTGATTAGCTCTCAGCGCGTTCTCCCTTGCCACCTGAAGCGCTCTGTTCTGTTCCGCAAGCTTCTCTCTCATAAGCTGAGATTCTTCAAGAATCACGGCGTGAGAGATGGCAACCGCCACTTGATCTGCCACAACTTTAACAATCTCCAGCTCTTGGTAATTCCAGTTCCTCGCCAGTCTCAACGGAAGCACACAAACCAAGATCGCATAACACATGTGGATCGCCTCAGGTGTTCCACCTTTGAAGTTACAAACACGAAGCATTGGGACTCTTATCCCAACAGTAGGACCTCCTGGTTTGCCTCGGCAAGTCACCGAGGCAAGGGCAGAGCCAGAGCTCAACATATTCACCTCTTCGCTTCTCTTAATCCTCACAACATCAGACTCAGTAATGGGTATAGAAAACCCAGCATAACCACCACCCacattctcatcatcatccGTCGGTCTCAGCTCATGCGTAAGATTCATCTCCGTCTTGATCTCATTAGGGATCCAAACCGCACAGTTCTTGAGCCCCAAGGTCTTGGACAACTCCACAAGCGTCGTGTACAGGATGGTGTGTCGATCGAGAGACGTCCTAATCTTGGTGGTGAGCATACGAACATGCAAACTGGTCTCAGTCTGCTTCATAATGATGCCAACCTCACGATCGAGCTCTCTAGTCTTCTTACTCAGCATAAACTCACGAACCTTAGCCTTGAGAAGCAACGGTAAGAGAGTGACTAACGAGAGGGCGGTGAGGAAAGAGACAATCCCAGTGAGCATCTTGAAGACGGTGACAGCAGTCATGACCCAAGGAGAGTGAGGACCGTAGGTGAAACCAGAGAGCAAATGGGTCATGCCACAGAGAACAATGAAGGCAATAAACTCGCAGACGACCCAATTGTAAGGCGACGGCACATTGGTGCGGCTGACGAAGTAGAGAAGCTCGATTGGGATGGAGAAATAAGCGATAGCGATAAGAAAGTCACCGACTTTTTGAGATTCGAGGATAGACTCGAAGCTAAAGATACTGTCTTCGTCGTCGCAGTTGCATATGGAGACGCTGCCGTCGTCTTCCGCGGAAGCGGCGACGGAGCCAACTAGGAACAAGAAGAGCACAAGCCATTGAACTACCAATGTCTTTAACATCGATTACAGGGGGTTTCctgaaaacaacaagaaaaaggtgagttttttttttgggttcgtACCCAGAATCGGAACTCGAGATTTTTCCAATTAAATTATGGGTCAAAAAGGTTGGAATTTCAAAGATGGTTTcttgaaaatcaaaatcaggaaaagattcaaaattcaaaacgaAGAGTAAAGTTAATTGAAACATTCATTTCATTAGAGAttctaatattttcttcttctcaccaaACAAAATCATGAATGAAATCCTCATAAAATCCGCAGAAAGTTGCAAAGATGTAAAATCGAGTAAAGCCTAAACAAATTAGCAATAAAAACCATCTCACATTCATCAGAAACCATTACCTTTGGACTTGGGACTAGTATCCTCCTATATTCAAACAAGgatcagccaaaaaaaaatcttccttctaaaggtttttaaaagaaaaaaggaaacgagtctttttttttaaaactctatgTTGTGGGTTTCTTCTGTGAATGTCTCTCCCTCGATCTCATGAAACTCATCAGAGAAtgtagaaagagagagatagatagtAGTACATGAAGAGGATgagtctctctgtctctctcttctgtGTCTGCGAGTAAATTTAcgttttggagagagagagagactgaagaGGGAAGAAGGAAAAGGGTGGGTGGGGCCCAAGAACGGGTACATGAAGAGAACATAGACCACTTTTCGTTTTGAACACAACACGAGCACGACATCTTCTTCCCTTGACCTACGTGGACTCTTACCAAATTCAATNNNNNNNNNNNNNNNNNNNNNNNNNNNNNNNNNNNNNNNNNNNNNNNNNNNNNNNNNNNNNNNNNNNNNNNNNNNNNNNNNNNNNNNNNNNNNNNNNNNNNNNNNNNNNNNNNNNNNNNNNNNNNNNNNNNNNNNNNNNNNNNNNNNNNNNNNNNNNNNNNNNNNNNNNNNNNNNNNNNNNNNNNNNNNNNNNNNNNNNNNNNNNNNNNNNNNNNNNNNNNNNNNNNNNNNNNNNNNNNNNNNNNNNNNNNNNNNNNNNNNNNNNNNNNNNNNNNNNNNNNNNNNNNNNNNNNNNNNNNNNNNNNNNNNNNNNNNNNNNNNNNNNNNNNNNNNNNNNNNNNNNNNNNNNNNNNNNNNNNNNNNNNNNNNNNNNNNNNNNNNNNNNNNNNNNNNNNNNNNNNNNGCGGTGAGGAAAGAGACAATCCCAGTGAGCATCTTGAAGACGGTGACAGCAGTCATGACCCAAGGAGAGTGAGGACCGTAGGTGAAACCAGAGAGCAAATGGGTCATGCCACAGAGAACAATGAAGGCAATAAACTCGCAGACGACCCAATTGTAAGGCGACGGCACATTGGTGCGGCTGACGAAGTAGAGAAGCTCGATTGGGATGGAGAAATAAGCGATAGCGATAAGAAAGTCACCGACTTTTTGAGATTCGAGGATAGACTCGAAGCTAAAGATACTGTCTTCGTCGTCGCAGTTGCATATGGAGACGCTGCCGTCGTCTTCCGCGGAAGCGGCGACNNNNNNNNNNNNNNNNNNNNNNNNNNNNNNNNNNNNNNNNNNNNNNNNNNNNNNNNNNNNNNNNNNNNNNNNNNNNNNNNNNNNNNNNNNNNNNNNNNNNNNNNNNNNNNNNNNNNNNNNNNNNNNNNNN
Coding sequences within:
- the LOC104738949 gene encoding ethylene response sensor 2; translation: MLKTLVVQWLVLFLFLVGSVAASAEDDGSVSICNCDDEDSIFSFESILESQKVGDFLIAIAYFSIPIELLYFVSRTNVPSPYNWVVCEFIAFIVLCGMTHLLSGFTYGPHSPWVMTAVTVFKMLTGIVSFLTALSLVTLLPLLLKAKVREFMLSKKTRELDREVGIIMKQTETSLHVRMLTTKIRTSLDRHTILYTTLVELSKTLGLKNCAVWIPNEIKTEMNLTHELRPTDDDENVGGGYAGFSIPITESDVVRIKRSEEVNMLSSGSALASVTCRGKPGGPTVGIRVPMLRVCNFKGGTPEAIHMCYAILVCVLPLRLARNWNYQELEIVKVVADQVAVAISHAVILEESQLMREKLAEQNRALQVARENALRANQAKAAFEQMMSDAMRRPVRSILGLLPLIIQDGKLPENQTVIVDAMKRTSELLLQLVNNAGDINSGKIRAAETHCFSLHSVVKETACLARCLCVGNGFGFSAEVYRALPDYVVGDDRRVFQVILHMLGVLMNRKVKGHVTLWVVPEIGNSEVLDRKNNQEAVWRQGYSKEYIEVRFGFEVAAEGEESSSSNSSNLEESPSLDICENIVKYMQGNVRVVEDGLGLVKSLSVVFRFQLRGSVMSRGGGYSTSH
- the LOC104738948 gene encoding MATH domain-containing protein At5g43560-like isoform X2; the protein is MDQNSRRRMSREKMAVILKGVVKQFFIEKEVTSTLVMDSLYSGLKALEGQTKNTKAKPRLLDAKELPAPIVSVDKDMFVLVDDVLLLLERAALEPLPPKDEKGPQNRTKDGNDGEEVNKEAYERDERRLTELGRRTVEIYVLSHIFSKIEVAYQEAIALKRQEELIREEEEAWLAETEQRAKRGTAEREKKSKKKQAKQKRNKNKGKDKRKEEKVSFATHEKDGENQNDGEEKDSVIETAQSSAEKPDTLGDVSDISDSVDSSADILQPDLEDRDSSPVHWDTDAVEIHPPSSGGSSRGIGISISTPNGIAERKSQSTMDDSSSTCSNDSIRSGVTNGSYQGNTFRNQKSPNKGKNQQVKATSDAHSLASETDDQPSTLGTDPKSRNYSSEASNAGESDWVVVSHTQEPEGSRNRNSVGKERSMAQTIVNSVDMDRPKERSTAVLSSPRSFTKNSSPLLTQTKPEKKSVSTTDNIPNKKIVSATGPPSSSQVVPSSDIRRQTVGLRAEMQKTSAPKQPAATTSISRPSSAPIIPAMQPAPITVSSLVQMTTSLPRSVSSAGRLGPDPSLHTQQTYTPQSYKHAIVGNSLGSSSSFNHHPNSHGVVPSTLSSSSYLQTPTSSSYQSSFPFSQDGGGLLWTGRNSNSVNIGMNKPYTTAATTSNRSLNHVDMQIAQQQAQSLMTDEFPHLDIINDLLEDEQCSNMVFNGSVFNHPSQQQVFNGGQYSSYQGGDAGELFSGGGRSRSLGEEGFHYMPGGGYVDGMMPTQWQMANMDLSLLAMRNNNNMEEATSPANYHHTYYGMESGNPSFSSGINGYTEFRPSNGH
- the LOC104738948 gene encoding MATH domain-containing protein At5g43560-like isoform X1 — its product is MDQNSRRRMSREKMAVILKGVVKQFFIEKEVTSTLVMDSLYSGLKALEGQTKNTKAKPRLLDAKELPAPIVSVDKDMFVLVDDVLLLLERAALEPLPPKDEKGPQNRTKDGNDGEEVNKEAYERDERRLTELGRRTVEIYVLSHIFSSKIEVAYQEAIALKRQEELIREEEEAWLAETEQRAKRGTAEREKKSKKKQAKQKRNKNKGKDKRKEEKVSFATHEKDGENQNDGEEKDSVIETAQSSAEKPDTLGDVSDISDSVDSSADILQPDLEDRDSSPVHWDTDAVEIHPPSSGGSSRGIGISISTPNGIAERKSQSTMDDSSSTCSNDSIRSGVTNGSYQGNTFRNQKSPNKGKNQQVKATSDAHSLASETDDQPSTLGTDPKSRNYSSEASNAGESDWVVVSHTQEPEGSRNRNSVGKERSMAQTIVNSVDMDRPKERSTAVLSSPRSFTKNSSPLLTQTKPEKKSVSTTDNIPNKKIVSATGPPSSSQVVPSSDIRRQTVGLRAEMQKTSAPKQPAATTSISRPSSAPIIPAMQPAPITVSSLVQMTTSLPRSVSSAGRLGPDPSLHTQQTYTPQSYKHAIVGNSLGSSSSFNHHPNSHGVVPSTLSSSSYLQTPTSSSYQSSFPFSQDGGGLLWTGRNSNSVNIGMNKPYTTAATTSNRSLNHVDMQIAQQQAQSLMTDEFPHLDIINDLLEDEQCSNMVFNGSVFNHPSQQQVFNGGQYSSYQGGDAGELFSGGGRSRSLGEEGFHYMPGGGYVDGMMPTQWQMANMDLSLLAMRNNNNMEEATSPANYHHTYYGMESGNPSFSSGINGYTEFRPSNGH
- the LOC104738948 gene encoding MATH domain-containing protein At5g43560-like isoform X3, giving the protein MAESANEESGVGRSVEETSNGQHSSSPSGEAISEWRSSVQVENGTPSTSPPYWDLDDDDDSGLKPSELFGKYTWKIPKFSEISKRELRSSVFEAGGYKWYILIYPQGCDVCNHLSLFLCVANYDKLLPGWSHFAQFTISVVNKDIKKSKYSGEFISSYVLQLHTCDKIIFFHFFGITDLCIVDNISIIVPCRERVDRPFRCLDCGYRRELVRVYLPNVEQICRRFVEERRNKLGRLIEDKARWTSFGVFWLAMDQNSRRRMSREKMAVILKGVVKQFFIEKEVTSTLVMDSLYSGLKALEGQTKNTKAKPRLLDAKELPAPIVSVDKDMFVLVDDVLLLLERAALEPLPPKDEKGPQNRTKDGNDGEEVNKEAYERDERRLTELGRRTVEIYVLSHIFSSKIEVAYQEAIALKRQEELIREEEEAWLAETEQRAKRGTAEREKKSKKKQAKQKRNKNKGKDKRKEEKVSFATHEKDGENQNDGEEKDSVIETAQSSAEKPDTLGDVSDISDSVDSSADILQPDLEDRDSSPVHWDTDAVEIHPPSSGGSSRGIGISISTPNGIAERKSQSTMDDSSSTCSNDSIRSGVTNGSYQGNTFRNQKSPNKGKNQQVKATSDAHSLASETDDQPSTLGTDPKSRNYSSEASNAGESDWVVVSHTQEPEGSRNRNSVGKERSMAQTIVNSVDMDRPKERSTAVLSSPRSFTKNSSPLLTQTKPEKKSVSTTDNIPNKKIVSATGPPSSSQVVPSSDIRRQTVGLRAEMQKTSAPKQPAATTSISRPSSAPIIPAMQPAPITVSSLVQMTTSLPRSVSSAGRLGPDPSLHTQQTYTPQSYKHAIVGNSLGSSSSFNHHPNSHGVVPSTLSSSSYLQTPTSSSYQSSFPFSQDGGGLLWTGRNSNSVNIGMNKPYTTAATTSNRSLNHVDMQIAQQQAQSLMTDEFPHLDIINDLLEDEQCSNMVFNGSVFNHPSQQQVFNGGQYSSYQGGDAGELFSGGGRSRSLGEEGFHYMPGGGYVDGMMPTQWQMANMDLSLLAMRNNNNMEEATSPANYHHTYYGMESGNPSFSSGINGYTEFRPSNGH